A portion of the Candidatus Pristimantibacillus lignocellulolyticus genome contains these proteins:
- a CDS encoding YdhK family protein, protein MKKIFVILSVAMMIALSISACGNNTAVNSSHHGNMDMGDMDHSGSGIVPTGLKEAKNPTYKVGEQVTLQTDHMKGMDGAKATIVGAYDTTVYEVSYTPTTGGQEVKNHKWVIQEEIKDHKAEPYKPGDQVILETDHMKGMNGATATIDTATQTTVYMVDYTPTSGGEIVKNHQWVTESEITK, encoded by the coding sequence ATGAAAAAAATATTTGTAATTTTAAGTGTAGCAATGATGATTGCTCTTAGTATAAGTGCTTGTGGGAACAATACAGCTGTTAATTCCTCGCACCATGGCAATATGGACATGGGCGATATGGATCATTCTGGATCAGGAATAGTACCAACAGGATTGAAAGAAGCAAAAAATCCAACTTATAAAGTGGGAGAACAAGTTACGTTACAAACAGACCATATGAAAGGTATGGACGGGGCTAAAGCAACGATTGTCGGAGCATATGATACAACAGTGTATGAAGTATCATATACTCCTACAACAGGTGGTCAGGAAGTGAAAAATCATAAATGGGTAATCCAAGAAGAAATTAAAGATCACAAGGCAGAACCGTATAAACCAGGTGATCAAGTTATCTTAGAAACGGATCATATGAAAGGTATGAACGGAGCGACAGCTACTATTGATACTGCTACGCAAACAACAGTTTATATGGTTGATTATACGCCCACAAGTGGCGGAGAGATCGTTAAAAATCATCAATGGGTAACTGAAAGTGAAATAACAAAGTAA
- a CDS encoding cation transporter, with product MKNIQLVVKGMSCGHCVNSIEDALQELGVKGKVDLANEKVAVEFDENIFSIDKIKEVIEEQGYDV from the coding sequence ATGAAAAATATACAATTAGTTGTAAAAGGAATGTCTTGTGGACACTGTGTTAATTCGATTGAAGATGCATTACAAGAGCTAGGAGTTAAAGGGAAAGTAGACCTTGCAAACGAGAAAGTTGCAGTAGAGTTTGATGAAAATATATTCTCGATTGATAAGATTAAAGAAGTCATTGAAGAACAAGGATATGACGTCTAA
- a CDS encoding heavy metal translocating P-type ATPase → METNNVEKQTSLQLTGMTCAACANRIEKGLNKLEGVSEANVNFALERASVSFDPAITSIAKMEESIHKLGYGVSKEEVELELVGMTCAACALKIEKTLNKLPGISHATVNFAIESAHVEYNPLEISVTDMQKRVEKLGYKAVPKQEQGDPAERRQQEINRQKRTLIVSAMLSLPLLWAMVSHFSFTSWIWLPDLFMNPWFQLALSTPVQFYIGRQFYIGAYKALRNGSANMDVLVALGTSAAYFYSLYLTIKWAIAGGSAHHGPEMYYETSAVLITLVLMGKLFESLAKGRTSEAIKSLMGLQAKTALVVRDGQELNIPVDEVITGDIVLVRPGDKVPVDGEVIEGVSSIDESMLTGESLPVEKKSGDAVIGATINKNGMLRIRATKVGKETALAQIIKVVEEAQGSKAPIQRVADVISGIFVPIVVGIAVVAFLVWYFLVTPGDFAGSLEKAIAILVIACPCALGLATPTSIMAGSGRAAELGILFKGGEHLEQTHKIDAIILDKTGTVTKGKPELTDVLVEGDELQFLRLVGAAEKNSEHPLAEAIVAGIKDRNIELPSTESFEAIPGYGIKAVVEGKELLIGTRRLMDKFGVDATQSYNKMSKLEESGKTAMLVAINNEFVGMVAVADTIKETSAAAVSRLKEMGIEVIMITGDNERTAKAIATQVGIDHVLAEVLPEGKAAEVKKLQAQGKKVAMVGDGINDAPALATADIGMAIGTGTDVAMEAADVTLMRGDLSSIPDAIYMSRKTMSNIKQNLFWALGYNTLGIPIAAIGLLAPWVAGLAMALSSVSVVLNALRLQRVKIRH, encoded by the coding sequence ATGGAAACCAATAACGTAGAGAAACAAACGTCATTGCAACTTACGGGGATGACCTGTGCAGCATGCGCTAACCGCATCGAAAAGGGTTTAAACAAGCTCGAAGGTGTATCAGAAGCGAACGTAAACTTTGCATTGGAACGAGCATCAGTATCTTTTGATCCAGCGATAACTAGTATTGCAAAAATGGAAGAAAGCATTCATAAGCTTGGGTATGGAGTGTCGAAAGAAGAAGTAGAGTTAGAATTGGTTGGAATGACATGTGCAGCATGTGCCTTGAAAATCGAAAAGACATTAAATAAGTTACCTGGTATTAGTCATGCTACTGTGAACTTTGCGATAGAAAGTGCCCACGTTGAATATAATCCGTTAGAAATATCGGTAACTGATATGCAGAAACGTGTAGAGAAACTCGGATATAAAGCAGTTCCAAAGCAAGAGCAAGGTGATCCAGCAGAGCGTCGTCAGCAAGAAATCAACAGGCAAAAAAGAACACTCATTGTCTCTGCTATGCTGTCTCTTCCATTACTTTGGGCGATGGTAAGTCACTTTTCATTCACTTCTTGGATCTGGCTTCCGGATCTCTTTATGAATCCTTGGTTCCAATTGGCATTATCGACACCTGTTCAATTTTATATCGGAAGACAATTTTATATTGGAGCGTATAAAGCATTGCGAAATGGTAGTGCTAACATGGACGTTCTAGTAGCACTTGGAACATCGGCAGCGTATTTCTATAGCTTATACTTGACGATTAAATGGGCTATTGCAGGAGGTAGTGCTCACCACGGACCGGAGATGTATTATGAAACAAGTGCTGTACTAATTACACTAGTTCTTATGGGTAAATTATTTGAATCATTAGCTAAAGGTCGTACCTCAGAAGCGATTAAATCTTTGATGGGGCTTCAAGCGAAGACTGCGCTCGTTGTCCGTGATGGTCAAGAATTAAACATCCCAGTTGATGAAGTCATTACTGGAGATATCGTCCTTGTTCGTCCAGGGGATAAAGTGCCAGTTGATGGTGAAGTAATAGAAGGTGTGTCTTCCATAGATGAATCAATGTTGACTGGGGAGAGCTTACCAGTAGAAAAAAAATCTGGTGACGCAGTCATCGGAGCAACCATTAATAAAAACGGTATGTTACGTATTAGAGCAACAAAAGTTGGTAAAGAGACGGCGCTTGCTCAAATTATAAAAGTTGTAGAAGAAGCGCAAGGTTCGAAAGCTCCTATCCAGAGGGTAGCCGATGTTATCTCAGGAATCTTTGTTCCAATTGTAGTCGGCATTGCAGTTGTAGCTTTCTTAGTATGGTACTTCTTGGTCACACCTGGTGACTTTGCCGGTTCTTTAGAAAAAGCAATCGCGATACTGGTAATTGCTTGTCCATGTGCGCTCGGCCTTGCTACACCGACTTCTATTATGGCTGGATCTGGACGTGCAGCAGAACTGGGTATATTGTTCAAAGGCGGAGAGCATTTAGAACAAACCCATAAAATTGATGCAATCATTCTTGATAAAACAGGTACGGTAACGAAAGGAAAGCCTGAACTTACTGATGTGCTTGTAGAAGGCGATGAATTACAATTCCTTAGACTTGTAGGAGCAGCTGAGAAAAACTCAGAGCATCCACTTGCAGAAGCGATTGTTGCTGGTATTAAAGATAGAAATATCGAACTACCAAGTACGGAATCATTTGAAGCGATTCCTGGTTATGGAATTAAAGCTGTCGTTGAAGGGAAAGAGCTATTAATTGGCACAAGACGTTTGATGGATAAGTTCGGAGTCGATGCAACACAATCTTATAACAAGATGTCAAAGCTCGAGGAATCAGGGAAAACGGCAATGCTTGTCGCAATCAATAATGAGTTTGTAGGTATGGTTGCCGTAGCCGATACGATTAAAGAAACCTCTGCAGCTGCAGTAAGTAGACTGAAAGAAATGGGCATCGAAGTTATTATGATTACTGGTGATAATGAACGAACAGCGAAGGCGATTGCTACTCAAGTTGGCATTGATCATGTACTTGCTGAAGTTTTACCAGAAGGTAAGGCAGCAGAAGTGAAGAAGCTTCAAGCACAAGGGAAGAAAGTAGCTATGGTCGGGGATGGTATTAATGATGCTCCGGCATTAGCGACAGCAGATATTGGGATGGCGATTGGAACAGGAACTGACGTAGCTATGGAAGCTGCTGATGTAACGTTGATGCGTGGTGATCTTTCAAGTATCCCAGATGCAATCTATATGAGTCGCAAAACGATGTCTAATATTAAACAAAATCTATTCTGGGCACTCGGTTATAACACACTTGGTATTCCGATTGCGGCAATTGGTCTATTAGCACCATGGGTAGCAGGATTAGCTATGGCATTGAGCTCAGTTTCTGTTGTGTTGAATGCTCTTCGTCTGCAACGTGTGAAGATACGTCACTAA
- a CDS encoding nitrite reductase codes for MDDKIKIAVTPPIQLGGSIFTPEQLVTIGNVASMDSTIEMTNFQQLYMEVPLQRRDEIKDQLERSGLEVYPTGFVSKSLIVCNFCRGAEDSGLATAQLLNQAIAGIDTPTPLKIGYAGCALGTSEPLLKDIAVIKMRDTFDIYVGGEPKGLKTLIAQQLVVGLKEEQLVPIINAIIHFYKANAKGKEKFSKFVHRMTIEQLQQLAG; via the coding sequence ATGGATGACAAGATAAAGATTGCAGTTACCCCTCCGATTCAATTAGGAGGGAGTATATTTACACCAGAACAACTCGTAACGATCGGTAATGTTGCTAGTATGGATAGTACAATTGAGATGACGAACTTCCAGCAACTTTATATGGAAGTTCCTTTACAGCGACGCGATGAAATTAAGGATCAACTAGAGCGTTCGGGCTTGGAAGTATATCCTACAGGCTTTGTATCTAAAAGTTTAATTGTTTGTAATTTCTGTAGAGGGGCGGAAGATAGTGGACTGGCAACAGCTCAATTGTTGAATCAGGCTATTGCAGGTATCGACACACCGACTCCGCTTAAAATTGGATATGCAGGTTGTGCTTTAGGGACAAGTGAACCTTTGTTGAAAGATATAGCCGTAATAAAAATGCGAGATACTTTCGATATATATGTTGGAGGAGAACCGAAAGGACTTAAAACTTTAATTGCTCAACAACTAGTCGTTGGACTAAAGGAAGAACAATTAGTACCTATTATTAATGCAATTATTCATTTTTATAAAGCAAATGCTAAAGGGAAAGAGAAGTTTAGTAAATTTGTTCATCGCATGACCATTGAGCAGCTTCAGCAACTAGCTGGGTAA
- a CDS encoding ABC transporter substrate-binding protein, with amino-acid sequence MKKTIAFLLVILLLSGCAVQPAKEQVTLKVLYHSTDEFMNKYGKVYLASTENIDFEIIPVEGGLTIEQYLEIVETEKPDILSNFDYYEYFVDEGKLLNLDTYIEKSKDFRMDQINSNLLDYLRQEGNGSIYALSPTFTGKAMYYNKTILDQLGVEYPIDGMNWNELLELSSRISRADDTIDNEIISFYYDRTLFDLAMNIADTMKVQYANESGDVTFNTEGWNNIMNVVIENARNGAVFTRDNYPELTPFDNSKFSNGIVALTVDYSDLINDLRNVDFEWGVVTVPTDSSLESVDAMQPNELFGVNRDSSHIEESVDFITYINGEKFAQLEQKSSTFSSLPAREEFSKQIVNVDLHAFYHVAPLNFTRLDPFISREQSNQFYEATDEIMQDAITNETSTAEVIKLLQDTTEVIVMNE; translated from the coding sequence ATGAAAAAAACGATAGCTTTTTTGTTAGTTATATTGTTACTTTCTGGCTGTGCTGTTCAACCAGCAAAAGAGCAAGTTACGTTGAAAGTGTTATATCATTCAACCGATGAATTTATGAATAAGTATGGAAAGGTATATCTTGCAAGTACTGAAAACATTGATTTCGAGATCATACCTGTAGAGGGTGGTTTAACTATAGAACAGTACTTAGAAATTGTTGAAACTGAAAAACCTGATATATTATCTAATTTCGATTATTATGAATATTTTGTAGATGAAGGAAAATTATTAAATCTTGACACCTATATCGAAAAATCGAAGGATTTCCGTATGGATCAAATAAATTCTAATCTATTAGATTACTTACGACAAGAAGGCAACGGTAGTATCTATGCATTATCTCCAACATTTACAGGCAAGGCTATGTACTACAATAAAACAATCCTGGATCAACTGGGAGTTGAATATCCTATTGATGGAATGAATTGGAATGAACTTTTAGAATTATCTAGTAGAATATCCCGAGCTGATGACACTATTGATAATGAGATAATCAGTTTTTATTACGATAGAACTTTATTTGATTTAGCCATGAATATAGCAGATACAATGAAAGTACAATATGCCAATGAATCTGGGGATGTTACTTTCAACACAGAGGGTTGGAATAATATAATGAATGTGGTAATTGAAAATGCAAGAAATGGAGCGGTATTTACAAGAGACAATTACCCAGAGTTAACTCCATTCGACAATTCAAAATTTTCAAATGGCATTGTGGCTTTAACGGTGGACTATTCAGATTTAATTAATGATTTGCGTAATGTAGATTTTGAATGGGGAGTTGTTACAGTACCAACTGATTCTTCACTAGAGAGTGTTGATGCTATGCAACCTAATGAACTATTTGGTGTTAATCGAGATTCAAGCCATATCGAAGAGAGCGTTGATTTTATTACATATATAAATGGTGAAAAATTTGCACAGTTGGAACAAAAGAGCAGTACATTTTCTTCATTACCTGCAAGGGAAGAGTTTTCTAAACAAATTGTAAATGTGGATTTACACGCTTTTTATCATGTAGCACCTCTTAATTTCACTAGATTGGATCCTTTTATTAGCCGGGAACAGAGCAATCAATTTTATGAAGCTACAGATGAGATAATGCAAGATGCTATCACTAATGAAACTAGTACAGCAGAAGTAATAAAATTATTACAAGATACTACAGAGGTTATAGTTATGAATGAATGA
- a CDS encoding nitroreductase family protein — MTPFEELVKERRSASNFLPDHPITNQQLDEIFELVKFAPTAFNLQHPHYTVITNSAVKEKLQAAANNQYKVSSSSAVIIVSGDKLAFKDAARIYEGLLMLGIVNKQEYDYQVSDTTTFYEQGGDLFQRDEAIRNGSLSAMMFMLAAKDKGWDTCPMIGFDAAAVKDILQIEDQYEVVMMITIGKEKVSSRRPRGYRKPVNEFVSYVE, encoded by the coding sequence ATGACACCATTTGAAGAGTTAGTTAAAGAAAGACGTTCAGCGAGCAATTTCCTGCCTGATCATCCGATCACGAATCAACAATTAGATGAAATATTTGAATTAGTTAAGTTCGCTCCAACAGCATTTAACTTACAACATCCACACTATACGGTCATTACCAATTCAGCGGTGAAAGAAAAGCTACAAGCTGCAGCTAATAATCAATATAAAGTATCCTCATCCTCAGCAGTTATTATTGTTTCAGGTGATAAATTAGCATTTAAAGATGCTGCGAGAATATATGAAGGACTGTTAATGCTAGGAATAGTTAATAAACAAGAGTATGATTACCAAGTCTCAGATACGACGACATTTTATGAGCAAGGCGGAGACCTTTTCCAGCGTGATGAAGCGATTCGTAATGGTTCACTTTCTGCAATGATGTTTATGTTAGCTGCCAAAGATAAAGGTTGGGATACTTGTCCAATGATTGGATTTGATGCAGCTGCTGTTAAAGATATTTTGCAAATTGAAGATCAATATGAAGTCGTGATGATGATTACAATAGGCAAAGAAAAAGTATCCAGTAGAAGACCTAGAGGTTATCGTAAACCTGTCAACGAATTTGTATCCTACGTGGAATAA
- the murB gene encoding UDP-N-acetylmuramate dehydrogenase — protein sequence MNYSQVSKEIKVFSPDIFIRFDERLANHTFIQTGGIADIYIMPATVEEVRHITRFAFTKKIPLTILGYGTNIIIRDRRIRGIVMNLSNLNKIEVMKNVIKAYSGSSIIDVSKAALEHNLSGLEFACGIPGSVGGAVLMNAGAYGGEISFVLTSVKVLSMSGDIHILDKSELQFGYRSSIIQREKYIVLEATFQLENGDQDHIQSIMRKNTIARETKQPLEYPSCGSVFKRPFNQFAGKLISECGLQGYRVGGAQVSVKHAGFIVNVDKATSTDYLILIRHIQKTVKKKFNIDLETEVVII from the coding sequence ATGAATTACTCTCAAGTGTCGAAAGAAATAAAAGTATTTTCGCCCGATATATTTATCCGTTTTGATGAGCGATTGGCTAATCATACGTTTATTCAAACAGGGGGAATTGCAGATATTTATATTATGCCAGCAACTGTAGAAGAAGTTCGGCATATAACTAGATTTGCTTTCACGAAAAAAATACCGTTGACGATTCTTGGCTATGGTACAAATATAATTATTCGTGACAGACGAATTCGTGGAATTGTCATGAACTTAAGCAATCTGAATAAAATAGAAGTTATGAAAAATGTAATTAAAGCTTATAGCGGTTCTAGTATTATTGATGTTTCTAAGGCTGCGCTCGAACACAACTTATCAGGATTAGAATTTGCCTGTGGTATTCCTGGAAGTGTTGGAGGAGCGGTATTAATGAACGCAGGGGCTTATGGTGGTGAAATTTCATTTGTTCTTACTTCTGTAAAAGTTCTCTCTATGTCTGGAGACATTCATATACTAGATAAGTCAGAATTGCAGTTCGGCTATCGATCGAGTATTATTCAAAGGGAGAAATATATTGTTCTAGAAGCGACTTTCCAACTTGAAAATGGGGATCAAGATCATATTCAAAGTATAATGAGAAAGAATACGATAGCTAGAGAAACAAAACAACCGCTAGAATATCCATCTTGTGGAAGCGTCTTTAAGCGACCATTTAATCAGTTTGCAGGTAAGTTAATATCTGAATGTGGATTACAAGGATATCGAGTGGGTGGAGCTCAAGTTTCAGTTAAACACGCAGGATTTATTGTAAATGTAGATAAGGCCACTTCAACGGATTATTTAATATTGATCCGACATATACAAAAAACTGTGAAGAAGAAATTCAATATTGATCTTGAAACTGAAGTTGTCATTATTTGA
- a CDS encoding iron-sulfur cluster assembly accessory protein produces MIEVSDKASSIIDQMISENGDTNLFLRVGIDDGGCSGLSYNIKLDNSLSEFDKFIQNDNFKVVWDTRTEEYLEGVSIDYINQGMTGGFTIDNPNAKATCGCGASFRTATFKGTRKKCD; encoded by the coding sequence ATGATTGAAGTAAGTGACAAGGCTAGCTCTATCATAGATCAAATGATTTCCGAAAATGGCGACACAAACTTATTTTTAAGAGTTGGAATAGACGACGGTGGATGCAGTGGATTATCATATAATATCAAACTAGATAATTCATTATCAGAGTTTGACAAATTCATTCAAAATGATAATTTCAAAGTGGTTTGGGACACTCGAACAGAAGAGTATTTAGAAGGTGTATCCATTGATTATATAAATCAAGGGATGACAGGCGGCTTTACAATCGATAATCCAAATGCCAAAGCTACTTGTGGTTGTGGAGCTAGCTTCAGAACTGCTACATTTAAAGGCACTCGTAAAAAATGTGATTAA